Proteins encoded in a region of the Streptomyces sp. NBC_01471 genome:
- a CDS encoding family 43 glycosylhydrolase, whose product MGTQLHRPVSPLRLVRLLGVLTALGLILAVTCTARPATAATAPTAPAAVPQTAAAGSFRNPLNTGPDPFMTYWNGNYYLTTTQGSSVRMWRSPSLSTLLTADPITIWTDSDSSRNRDIFAPEFYRFGDRWYLYYTADDGVDDHHRIYVAESDGDDPAGSYHFKAELAPPNHAADFAIDPGILQHNGRLYLAYSGINQYQHNGLNLAPLSNPYTVSGDAVAIDAAGGCPEVREGPEFLYRNGRTWLTYSTCDTGKPDYQIWMMSLPSDADPLVPGNWTQHQGPVFSRADDHGVFGPGHHAFFRSPDGTEDWMVYHAKTTSAVTYSDRTSRAQRIGWNADGSPALGRPLATGATQDLPSGDPGPGAYWINDDGRSSGDGTVTYTGDWNSGTGCAAQCFWGDDHWIDRAGNTATFTFTGTRIALLSVRDTGNGYAGLSIDGGPEQRLDYYGAIRTGETLQFLSPHLPYGKHTLQVRVTGEHDGQSQASYVSVDRAEVYVN is encoded by the coding sequence ATGGGCACGCAACTCCACAGACCCGTAAGTCCACTGCGCCTCGTGCGCCTGCTCGGCGTCCTGACCGCGCTCGGGCTGATCCTCGCCGTGACGTGCACCGCGCGGCCCGCCACTGCGGCGACTGCCCCGACTGCCCCTGCGGCTGTCCCGCAGACCGCCGCCGCGGGCTCGTTCCGGAACCCGCTCAACACCGGCCCCGACCCGTTCATGACGTACTGGAACGGGAACTACTACCTGACCACCACTCAGGGCAGCAGCGTCCGCATGTGGCGCTCGCCGTCCCTCAGCACTCTGCTCACCGCCGATCCCATCACCATCTGGACCGACAGCGACAGCTCCCGTAACAGGGACATCTTCGCCCCCGAGTTCTACCGCTTCGGAGACCGCTGGTACCTCTACTACACCGCTGACGACGGTGTCGACGACCACCACCGGATCTACGTCGCGGAGTCCGACGGCGACGACCCGGCAGGCTCGTACCACTTCAAGGCGGAGCTGGCGCCGCCCAACCACGCCGCCGACTTCGCCATCGACCCCGGCATCCTCCAGCACAACGGCCGGCTCTACCTCGCGTACAGCGGCATCAACCAGTACCAGCACAACGGGCTGAATCTCGCGCCTCTGTCGAATCCTTACACCGTCTCGGGCGATGCGGTCGCCATCGACGCGGCCGGGGGCTGCCCCGAAGTCCGGGAGGGGCCGGAGTTTCTGTACCGGAACGGGCGTACCTGGCTGACCTATTCCACGTGCGACACCGGAAAACCGGATTACCAGATCTGGATGATGTCGCTCCCGTCCGACGCCGACCCGCTGGTACCCGGCAACTGGACTCAGCACCAGGGGCCGGTCTTCTCCCGCGCCGACGACCACGGCGTCTTCGGCCCGGGCCACCACGCCTTCTTCCGTTCGCCCGACGGTACCGAGGACTGGATGGTCTACCACGCCAAGACCACCTCGGCCGTCACCTACAGCGACCGCACCAGCCGTGCTCAGCGCATCGGCTGGAACGCCGACGGAAGCCCCGCCCTCGGCCGCCCGCTCGCGACGGGGGCCACCCAGGATCTCCCGTCCGGGGACCCGGGCCCGGGCGCCTACTGGATCAATGACGACGGCCGCTCCAGCGGCGACGGGACCGTCACCTACACCGGCGACTGGAACTCGGGCACAGGCTGCGCGGCCCAGTGCTTCTGGGGCGACGACCACTGGATCGACCGCGCGGGGAACACCGCCACGTTCACCTTCACCGGTACCCGGATCGCCCTGCTGTCCGTCCGCGACACCGGAAACGGCTATGCGGGCCTCAGTATCGACGGCGGCCCCGAGCAGCGGCTGGACTACTACGGGGCGATCCGTACGGGCGAGACGCTCCAGTTCCTCAGCCCGCACCTGCCCTACGGAAAGCACACGCTCCAGGTACGGGTGACGGGCGAACACGACGGGCAGTCCCAGGCGTCGTACGTGAGCGTGGACCGGGCGGAGGTCTATGTGAACTGA
- a CDS encoding DUF6131 family protein, with translation MIILGAILLVIGLLVGVPLLTTVGGVLVVVGALLWILGATGRAVGGRKHYF, from the coding sequence ATGATTATTCTCGGTGCAATTCTGCTCGTCATCGGCCTGCTGGTCGGTGTCCCGCTGCTCACGACAGTCGGCGGGGTGCTCGTCGTGGTCGGCGCGCTCCTGTGGATCCTCGGCGCGACCGGACGCGCGGTCGGTGGTCGGAAGCACTACTTCTGA
- a CDS encoding amidase, which translates to MIDDTADEATDGLCILDATELAERLRSRDLSAREVVRAHLDRIALINPAVNAIVTLDEEGALLAAAAADARMARGEATGPLHGLPIAFKDTHLTRGMRTTHGSPLFADHVPDEDELLVQRIEAAGAIRIGKTNVPEFAAGSHTFNPVFGATRNPYDTGRSAGGSSGGAAAALAAGLQPLADGSDMGGSLRNPASFCNVVGLRPTPGRVPSHPSGDVWDTLAVAGPMGRTVADTALLLSVMAGPDPRCPVSLESPGHTFRSPPVRADLTGLRVAWAPDLGGRVPVDGDVSGVLDRQVAVFEELGCRVEEDCPDLDGAEYVFRTLRAQAFSLGFGTFLDERRDALKPSLVRNIEEGRRLTGADLARATAEHTRIHLAATGFFERYDVLLAPVSQVSPFPVEEEYPTEIDGRPLHSYLDWMRSAYFLSVLGAPALSVPAGFTDAGLPVGLQIVGPPRADAAVLEVGAAYEAVTRHGRRRPVLSPA; encoded by the coding sequence ATGATCGATGACACGGCCGATGAGGCGACCGATGGCCTCTGCATACTCGACGCCACCGAACTCGCGGAGCGTCTGCGCAGCCGCGACCTCTCTGCCCGTGAGGTCGTCCGGGCCCACCTCGACCGGATCGCGCTGATCAATCCCGCTGTCAACGCCATCGTCACGCTGGACGAGGAAGGCGCCCTCCTCGCGGCAGCCGCAGCCGACGCACGCATGGCACGGGGCGAGGCGACCGGCCCCCTGCACGGGTTGCCGATCGCGTTCAAGGACACCCATCTGACACGCGGAATGCGCACCACCCACGGGTCGCCGCTCTTCGCCGACCACGTGCCGGACGAGGACGAGCTCCTGGTCCAGCGCATCGAAGCGGCGGGTGCCATCCGGATCGGGAAGACCAATGTGCCCGAGTTCGCGGCGGGTTCGCACACCTTCAACCCCGTCTTCGGCGCGACCCGCAATCCGTACGACACCGGGCGCTCGGCCGGCGGCAGCAGCGGCGGCGCCGCTGCCGCGCTCGCCGCCGGGCTGCAGCCGCTGGCCGACGGCAGCGACATGGGCGGCTCGCTGCGCAATCCTGCCTCCTTCTGCAACGTCGTGGGGCTGCGGCCCACCCCCGGCCGGGTGCCGTCCCATCCGTCCGGCGACGTGTGGGACACCCTCGCGGTCGCGGGCCCCATGGGCCGTACGGTCGCGGACACCGCCCTGCTCCTGTCCGTGATGGCGGGCCCCGACCCCCGCTGCCCCGTCTCACTGGAGTCGCCCGGTCACACCTTCCGCTCGCCTCCGGTACGCGCCGATCTGACGGGGCTTCGGGTCGCCTGGGCACCCGACCTCGGCGGGCGGGTTCCCGTCGACGGGGACGTGTCCGGCGTACTGGACCGGCAGGTGGCGGTCTTCGAGGAGCTGGGGTGCCGCGTCGAAGAGGACTGCCCGGACCTCGATGGTGCCGAATACGTCTTCCGGACCCTGCGTGCCCAGGCGTTCAGTCTCGGATTCGGTACGTTCCTCGATGAGCGGCGCGACGCGCTCAAGCCCAGCCTCGTCCGGAACATCGAAGAGGGGCGGCGTCTCACCGGCGCGGACCTCGCCCGCGCCACCGCCGAGCACACCCGTATCCATCTCGCCGCGACCGGCTTCTTCGAGCGGTACGACGTGCTGCTGGCCCCCGTCAGCCAGGTCTCTCCCTTCCCCGTCGAGGAGGAGTACCCGACCGAGATCGACGGTCGGCCGCTGCACAGCTACCTCGACTGGATGCGCTCCGCCTACTTCCTCTCCGTGCTGGGCGCACCCGCCCTCTCGGTGCCCGCCGGCTTCACCGACGCCGGGCTCCCCGTCGGCCTGCAGATCGTGGGCCCGCCGCGCGCCGATGCGGCCGTGCTCGAAGTCGGTGCCGCCTACGAGGCCGTGACCCGGCACGGGCGTCGGCGACCGGTCCTCTCCCCTGCCTGA
- a CDS encoding Lrp/AsnC family transcriptional regulator, translated as MTPPTTVTSPVEQLDSLDRRIAAALQVDGRAPWRRIASALGEPERKVARRGLRLLESGRVSVTGLVVRGETVILRMNCRPGAVRDAAAAAAARDDAIFSYVLAGAVDCVAELQCSQGQLAHLMLDEVPALPGLLSQNVSPVLRYFRTVHEWQPDILDEDEITALGGRSPVSDGVGVPDSEVGPEEQAILRALAEDGRCTHEELAAVAGVSLATARRRVESLTRDGLVSIRACVEPALLGLPVEALLWIKTRPDEVEAVGRLLVESPLVRYAAVVMGEYQLLVDVTQPSKAALHEFLTAAPWVRRVKAVQSHLVVEALKRSGTATSLLRQRT; from the coding sequence GTGACGCCTCCGACGACTGTGACCTCGCCCGTCGAGCAACTCGACTCCCTCGACCGCCGTATCGCCGCCGCGCTCCAGGTCGACGGGCGGGCGCCCTGGCGACGTATCGCCTCCGCGCTCGGCGAGCCGGAGCGGAAGGTGGCGCGGCGCGGCCTGCGGCTCCTGGAGAGCGGGCGGGTGTCCGTCACGGGGCTCGTGGTGCGCGGCGAGACCGTGATCCTGCGGATGAACTGCCGCCCGGGCGCGGTACGGGACGCGGCGGCGGCGGCGGCCGCGCGCGACGACGCGATCTTCAGTTACGTGCTGGCGGGGGCTGTCGACTGTGTGGCCGAACTGCAGTGTTCACAGGGCCAGTTGGCGCACCTGATGCTCGACGAGGTGCCCGCGCTGCCGGGACTGCTCTCCCAGAACGTCTCGCCGGTCCTGCGGTACTTCCGCACGGTGCACGAGTGGCAGCCGGACATCCTGGACGAGGACGAGATCACGGCGCTCGGTGGCCGGTCTCCCGTCTCGGACGGCGTCGGTGTGCCGGACTCCGAGGTGGGCCCCGAGGAACAGGCGATCCTGCGGGCGCTGGCCGAGGACGGGCGGTGCACGCACGAGGAGTTGGCCGCGGTGGCGGGAGTCTCGCTGGCGACCGCGCGGCGGCGGGTGGAGTCGCTGACCCGCGACGGACTCGTCAGCATCAGAGCCTGTGTGGAACCCGCGCTGCTCGGACTTCCGGTCGAGGCGCTGCTGTGGATCAAGACGCGCCCCGATGAGGTGGAGGCGGTCGGCCGGTTGCTGGTCGAGTCGCCGCTCGTGCGGTACGCGGCAGTGGTCATGGGGGAGTACCAGTTGCTCGTCGATGTGACGCAGCCTTCGAAGGCCGCCCTGCATGAGTTCCTGACCGCGGCGCCGTGGGTGCGGCGGGTGAAGGCGGTCCAGTCCCATCTGGTGGTCGAGGCGCTGAAGCGGAGTGGGACGGCTACATCGCTCCTGCGTCAGCGCACCTGA
- a CDS encoding arabinofuranosidase catalytic domain-containing protein — protein MREERSPAVRAVPRLPDGPPAHRLRRRLLSAVAALGLVLGALIGLPAISQAAGSLPCDLYSAAGTPCVAAHSTTRALLSSYDGPLYQVTRASDGARADIGLLAQGGYADAAQQDAFCQDTTCRVTKIYDQTSRHNDLTPGPAGTSGMGADRGADAGEIAVTAGGHKVYGIWVSPGVGYRSTGAAPGVAVNGQAEGAYMVASGTHVGSACCFDYGNAESTPADTGNGHMDAVSIATTCYFEPCTGSGPWVEADMENGMFQGDNGSNTANAGNRSPFVTAMLKNNGQTTYALKGANAQSGPLSTWWNGSLPTRGGYLPMHQEGGIVLGTGGDNSNWNMGTFFEGVMVAGYPTDTAENAVQDNVVSVGYSGETDVPNGPQGTITGPGGQCVDVAADDTGTNGTAVQLWNCQSYAEDQYWQHHANGSLSTIGRCLDIDGNGTANGTQVELWDCNGVGGQVWQQRSDGSLFNPQSGRCLDSPDGATANGTHLRIWDCNGAAAQKFTLH, from the coding sequence ATGCGTGAAGAGAGATCCCCAGCCGTACGAGCCGTTCCGCGTCTCCCCGACGGGCCGCCGGCCCACCGTCTCCGGAGACGGCTGCTGTCGGCCGTGGCGGCCCTCGGCCTCGTCCTCGGCGCCCTGATCGGCCTGCCCGCGATATCGCAGGCCGCCGGCTCGCTGCCCTGCGACCTCTACAGCGCCGCGGGCACCCCCTGTGTCGCGGCGCACAGCACGACACGCGCCCTGCTGTCCTCCTACGACGGCCCGTTGTATCAGGTCACCCGTGCCTCGGACGGCGCCCGGGCCGACATCGGCCTGCTGGCCCAGGGTGGCTATGCCGACGCCGCCCAGCAGGACGCGTTCTGCCAGGACACCACCTGCCGGGTCACCAAGATCTACGACCAGACCTCTCGCCACAACGACCTCACTCCCGGACCGGCCGGCACGTCCGGTATGGGCGCCGACCGCGGGGCCGACGCCGGCGAGATCGCCGTCACGGCCGGCGGCCACAAGGTGTACGGCATCTGGGTCTCGCCCGGGGTGGGTTACCGCTCCACCGGGGCGGCCCCGGGTGTCGCCGTGAACGGTCAGGCCGAGGGCGCCTACATGGTGGCCAGCGGCACTCATGTCGGCTCCGCCTGCTGCTTCGACTACGGCAACGCGGAGAGCACCCCGGCCGACACCGGCAACGGGCACATGGACGCGGTGAGCATCGCGACCACGTGTTACTTCGAGCCCTGCACCGGCTCGGGCCCCTGGGTCGAGGCGGACATGGAGAACGGCATGTTCCAGGGCGACAACGGTTCGAACACCGCGAACGCCGGGAACAGGAGTCCGTTCGTGACGGCCATGCTCAAGAACAACGGGCAGACGACGTACGCACTCAAGGGTGCCAACGCCCAGTCGGGGCCCCTGTCCACCTGGTGGAACGGCTCGCTGCCGACCCGCGGCGGCTACCTGCCGATGCACCAGGAGGGCGGCATCGTCCTCGGGACGGGCGGGGACAACAGCAACTGGAACATGGGCACCTTCTTCGAAGGCGTGATGGTCGCCGGCTACCCGACCGACACCGCCGAGAACGCGGTGCAGGACAACGTCGTCTCCGTCGGCTACTCGGGCGAAACCGACGTCCCCAACGGCCCGCAGGGCACCATCACGGGGCCGGGCGGTCAGTGCGTCGACGTCGCCGCCGACGACACCGGCACCAACGGCACGGCTGTCCAGCTGTGGAACTGCCAGTCCTACGCCGAGGACCAGTACTGGCAGCACCATGCCAATGGCTCCCTGAGCACGATCGGCAGATGCCTGGACATCGACGGAAACGGCACGGCCAACGGCACTCAGGTCGAACTGTGGGACTGCAACGGTGTCGGCGGGCAGGTCTGGCAGCAGCGCTCCGACGGCTCGCTGTTCAATCCCCAGTCGGGCCGCTGCCTGGACTCCCCCGACGGCGCGACCGCCAACGGCACCCACCTGCGGATCTGGGACTGCAACGGCGCGGCCGCGCAGAAATTCACGCTGCACTGA
- a CDS encoding subtilase-type protease inhibitor, producing MRHSLKTLGAAALAAAACVTTLAGTAHAQSTSIYAPSALVLTVGRGDETASTVVRAVTLSCAPQPRGTHPASQAACAELKAVGGDLGLLSAVPTDQRCSFLWAPVTVTADGVWQGRRVAWRATYGNACQMEAALSESSVFNF from the coding sequence ATGCGGCACAGCCTCAAGACGCTCGGCGCTGCGGCACTCGCGGCGGCGGCCTGCGTGACCACCCTCGCCGGAACGGCGCACGCCCAGTCGACGAGCATCTACGCCCCCTCCGCCCTGGTGCTCACCGTCGGCCGCGGAGACGAGACGGCGTCGACGGTCGTCCGTGCCGTCACCCTGAGCTGCGCCCCTCAGCCGCGGGGGACCCACCCTGCGAGCCAGGCCGCCTGTGCCGAACTGAAGGCCGTGGGCGGTGACTTGGGCCTGCTCTCCGCCGTCCCCACGGACCAGCGGTGTTCGTTCCTGTGGGCTCCCGTGACGGTGACCGCCGACGGCGTCTGGCAGGGCCGACGCGTCGCCTGGCGGGCCACCTACGGCAACGCCTGCCAGATGGAAGCGGCTCTCTCCGAGAGCTCGGTCTTCAACTTCTGA
- a CDS encoding DUF6003 family protein, which produces MADEAYLFLLPDRGPRLGAALAAVGALECVQTPAVHGWLQAHGVSGSSEQVRIIPADAEAFIPQDAERLSVPLSEEEALRLHQECAPQSVTDMESELLEFRDTVHDWEALVHRALTAGISAPRIAQLTGLDPQEVGRLMV; this is translated from the coding sequence ATGGCTGACGAGGCCTACCTGTTTCTGCTCCCTGACCGGGGACCCCGGCTGGGTGCAGCCCTTGCCGCCGTCGGCGCGCTGGAGTGTGTGCAGACACCTGCTGTACACGGCTGGCTGCAGGCTCACGGAGTCTCGGGCTCCTCGGAGCAGGTCAGAATCATTCCCGCCGACGCTGAGGCATTCATTCCGCAGGACGCGGAGCGCCTGTCCGTTCCGTTGAGCGAGGAGGAAGCGCTGCGGCTGCACCAGGAGTGTGCGCCCCAGTCCGTCACGGACATGGAGAGCGAGCTTCTGGAGTTCCGTGACACGGTCCACGACTGGGAGGCTCTCGTGCACCGTGCGCTGACCGCTGGAATCTCCGCGCCGCGCATCGCCCAGCTGACCGGTCTCGACCCTCAGGAAGTCGGCCGCCTGATGGTGTGA